From a single Nissabacter sp. SGAir0207 genomic region:
- the tsaB gene encoding tRNA (adenosine(37)-N6)-threonylcarbamoyltransferase complex dimerization subunit type 1 TsaB, whose amino-acid sequence MSTRILAIDTATEACSVALWNHGETLAHFELCPREHTQRILPLVEQVLAEAGLTLSQLDALAFGRGPGSFTGVRIGIGIAQGLALGADLPMIGVSTLQTMAQGAFRRTGAPRVLTAIDARMGEVYWGAYQRDADGIWQGGESEAVLTPEQALARAQALSGEWATAGTGWTSYPDLVAGAPLTLRDGDMQLPHAEDMLPLALEAWKAQRTVTVEQAEPVYLRNEVTWKKLPGR is encoded by the coding sequence ATGTCCACGCGAATTTTAGCCATCGATACCGCCACGGAAGCCTGTTCTGTCGCACTTTGGAACCACGGCGAAACGCTCGCCCATTTTGAACTCTGCCCGCGCGAGCACACCCAGCGCATTCTGCCGCTGGTGGAGCAGGTGCTGGCCGAGGCTGGCCTGACCCTCAGCCAGCTCGACGCCCTGGCCTTTGGCCGTGGGCCGGGCAGCTTTACCGGCGTGCGCATCGGCATTGGCATTGCCCAAGGGCTGGCGCTGGGCGCCGACCTGCCGATGATTGGCGTCTCCACCCTGCAAACCATGGCGCAGGGCGCGTTCCGCCGCACCGGCGCGCCGCGCGTGCTGACCGCGATTGACGCACGCATGGGCGAGGTCTACTGGGGCGCTTACCAGCGTGATGCCGATGGCATCTGGCAGGGCGGCGAGAGTGAGGCGGTGCTGACGCCGGAGCAGGCGCTGGCCCGGGCGCAGGCGCTTTCTGGCGAGTGGGCCACAGCCGGAACCGGCTGGACGAGCTATCCTGATCTGGTGGCCGGTGCGCCGTTGACGCTGCGTGATGGCGACATGCAACTGCCCCACGCCGAAGATATGCTGCCGCTGGCGCTGGAAGCCTGGAAGGCGCAGCGTACCGTAACGGTTGAACAGGCCGAGCCGGTCTATTTGCGCAATGAGGTGACCTGGAAAAAACTCCCAGGTCGCTGA
- a CDS encoding bifunctional 4-hydroxy-2-oxoglutarate aldolase/2-dehydro-3-deoxy-phosphogluconate aldolase — protein MNNWKVSAEQILTTGPVVPVIVINELRHAVPLAKALVAGGVKVLEVTLRTECALEAIRAIAKEVPEAIIGAGTVINPQQLDEVIAAGAQFVISPGLTEPLLKAATQGPVPLIPGISTVSELMLGMDYGLREFKFFPAEANGGVKALQAIAGPFPQVRFCPTGGISLKNYREYLALKSVLCIGGSWLVPAEALAEGNYDRITELAREAVAGARD, from the coding sequence ATGAACAACTGGAAAGTTAGCGCGGAACAGATCCTCACCACAGGCCCGGTCGTCCCGGTGATTGTCATTAACGAACTGCGCCACGCGGTGCCACTGGCGAAAGCGCTGGTGGCCGGCGGGGTCAAGGTGCTGGAGGTGACGCTGCGCACCGAGTGCGCGCTGGAGGCGATCCGGGCGATTGCCAAAGAGGTGCCAGAGGCGATCATTGGGGCCGGTACGGTGATCAACCCGCAGCAGTTGGATGAGGTGATTGCCGCCGGGGCGCAGTTTGTCATCAGCCCCGGCCTGACGGAGCCGCTGCTCAAGGCGGCCACCCAAGGGCCAGTGCCCTTGATCCCTGGCATCAGCACCGTGTCGGAGCTGATGCTGGGCATGGACTACGGCCTGCGCGAGTTCAAGTTTTTCCCGGCCGAGGCCAATGGCGGCGTGAAGGCGTTGCAGGCGATCGCCGGCCCCTTCCCGCAGGTGCGTTTCTGCCCGACCGGCGGCATCTCGCTCAAGAACTACCGGGAGTATTTGGCGCTCAAGAGCGTACTGTGCATTGGTGGCTCCTGGCTGGTGCCAGCCGAGGCGCTGGCCGAGGGCAACTACGACCGCATCACCGAACTGGCGCGTGAAGCCGTCGCTGGCGCGCGCGACTGA
- the minE gene encoding cell division topological specificity factor MinE, translating to MALLDFFLSRKKSTANIAKERLQIIVAERRRGDSEPPYLPDLKRDILAVICKYIQIDPDMLHVQFEQKGDDISVLELNVTLPETEEPPK from the coding sequence ATGGCACTGTTAGACTTTTTCCTGTCCCGCAAAAAATCGACAGCCAATATAGCCAAGGAACGGCTGCAAATCATCGTCGCAGAGCGCCGCCGGGGGGATTCAGAACCCCCTTACCTGCCGGACCTGAAGCGCGATATTCTGGCGGTGATTTGTAAATATATCCAGATCGACCCGGATATGCTGCACGTTCAGTTCGAACAGAAAGGGGACGATATTTCTGTTCTCGAACTTAACGTCACCCTGCCAGAAACGGAAGAACCGCCGAAATAA
- a CDS encoding Slp family lipoprotein, whose product MHKPLINHPLRVALFGLTALALSGCVSVPDEIKGTTPTPQQNLAAVQNAPQLYVGQEARFGGSVVSMDNEPRRTRLEIAAVPLDSAARPILGERSTGRVVAYINGFVDPVDLRGQLVTVVGPITGSERGKIGQTDYTFVVMNANSYKRWRLQQQVVMPPGPTGPWGWGPGWGGPGWGPGFYGGGGWYSPQPAQVQTVVTE is encoded by the coding sequence ATGCATAAGCCGTTAATCAATCACCCCCTGCGGGTTGCGCTGTTTGGCCTGACGGCGCTGGCGCTGTCGGGCTGCGTCAGCGTCCCTGATGAGATCAAGGGCACCACCCCCACGCCGCAGCAGAACCTGGCGGCAGTACAGAATGCCCCGCAACTGTACGTCGGCCAGGAGGCGCGCTTTGGCGGCTCGGTGGTGAGCATGGACAATGAACCCCGCCGCACCCGGCTGGAGATTGCCGCCGTACCGCTGGACTCGGCGGCGCGGCCCATCCTTGGCGAGCGCTCCACCGGACGGGTGGTGGCTTACATTAACGGCTTTGTAGACCCGGTTGACCTGCGCGGCCAGCTGGTGACGGTGGTCGGCCCGATCACCGGCAGCGAACGCGGCAAAATCGGCCAGACGGACTACACCTTTGTGGTGATGAATGCCAACAGCTACAAGCGCTGGCGCTTGCAACAGCAGGTGGTGATGCCGCCAGGCCCAACCGGCCCGTGGGGCTGGGGTCCTGGCTGGGGCGGCCCCGGCTGGGGGCCGGGCTTCTATGGCGGGGGCGGTTGGTACTCGCCGCAGCCAGCTCAGGTGCAGACCGTAGTCACCGAGTAG
- the minD gene encoding septum site-determining protein MinD produces MARIIVVTSGKGGVGKTTSSAAIATGLAQKGKKTVVIDFDIGLRNLDLIMGCERRVVYDFVNVIQGDATLNQALIKDKRTESLFILPASQTRDKDALTREGVEKVLNDLVAMDFDFILCDSPAGIETGALMALYFADEAIITTNPEVSSVRDSDRILGILSSKSRRAEQNQEPIKEHLLLTRYNPGRVNRGDMLSMEDVLEILRIPLVGVIPEDQSVLRASNQGEPVILDQDSDAGKAYDDTVSRLLGEERPFRFVEEEKKGFLKRLFGG; encoded by the coding sequence AGCGCGGCCATTGCTACCGGTTTAGCCCAGAAAGGGAAAAAGACGGTTGTCATCGATTTTGACATCGGCTTGCGTAATCTTGATTTGATCATGGGGTGCGAGCGCCGCGTGGTCTATGACTTCGTGAATGTCATCCAGGGTGATGCCACGCTGAATCAGGCTTTGATCAAGGACAAGCGGACCGAGAGCCTGTTTATCCTGCCCGCCTCCCAGACCCGGGACAAAGACGCCCTGACCCGTGAAGGGGTGGAGAAGGTGCTGAACGATCTGGTGGCAATGGACTTCGACTTCATTCTCTGCGACTCCCCGGCAGGGATTGAGACCGGTGCGCTGATGGCGCTCTACTTCGCCGACGAGGCAATCATTACCACCAACCCAGAGGTCTCCTCGGTGCGCGACTCTGACCGCATCCTCGGTATCCTCTCCTCCAAGTCACGTCGCGCCGAGCAGAACCAGGAGCCGATCAAGGAGCACCTGCTGCTGACGCGCTACAACCCTGGCCGGGTGAACCGCGGTGACATGCTGAGCATGGAAGATGTGCTGGAGATCCTGCGCATTCCGCTGGTGGGCGTCATCCCGGAAGATCAGTCTGTGCTGCGCGCCTCCAACCAGGGCGAGCCAGTCATCCTCGATCAGGACTCCGATGCGGGCAAAGCGTATGATGACACTGTCTCACGCTTGCTGGGCGAAGAGCGCCCCTTCCGCTTTGTTGAAGAAGAGAAGAAGGGCTTCCTGAAACGCCTGTTTGGGGGATAA
- the pgl gene encoding 6-phosphogluconolactonase — translation MAHFAEFPSAQTLNQSLARKVADSLRQGIEARGRASLVVSGGRTPEGFFALLAQQPLAWEKVVITLADERWVAPEDALSNERLVRRALLVGPAAAATFIGLKNGAATPEEGVAASEAALALFPWPADVVMLGMGADGHTASLFPGAANLPAALSLDASQLCFAMTPVTAPLARITLSLPALLNSRHIYLHLVGEAKRELYERAAQGNDVNEMPVRAILNQQHTPVDVCWTV, via the coding sequence ATGGCACACTTCGCCGAGTTTCCCAGCGCGCAGACGCTGAACCAGAGTCTGGCGCGCAAGGTGGCAGACAGCCTGCGTCAGGGGATCGAGGCGAGGGGCCGTGCCAGTCTGGTGGTCTCTGGCGGGCGCACGCCCGAGGGCTTTTTCGCGCTGCTCGCCCAACAGCCGCTGGCGTGGGAGAAGGTGGTGATCACGCTGGCGGATGAGCGTTGGGTGGCCCCGGAGGATGCGCTCAGCAATGAGCGTCTGGTTCGCCGGGCGCTGCTGGTGGGGCCAGCTGCGGCCGCCACCTTCATCGGCCTGAAAAATGGCGCGGCCACCCCGGAAGAGGGGGTGGCGGCCAGTGAGGCGGCGCTGGCGCTCTTCCCCTGGCCGGCGGATGTGGTGATGCTGGGCATGGGCGCGGACGGGCATACCGCCTCGCTGTTCCCTGGCGCCGCCAATTTGCCAGCGGCGCTGTCGCTGGACGCCAGCCAGCTCTGCTTCGCCATGACCCCCGTGACCGCGCCGCTGGCGCGCATCACGCTCAGCCTGCCGGCGCTGCTCAACAGCCGGCATATCTATCTGCATCTGGTTGGTGAGGCCAAGCGCGAGCTGTACGAGCGCGCCGCGCAGGGCAACGATGTCAACGAGATGCCGGTTCGGGCGATCCTGAACCAGCAACACACGCCGGTGGATGTCTGTTGGACAGTCTGA
- the rnd gene encoding ribonuclease D, translating into MNYQLITTNSELEEVCLQARRHARIALDTEFVRTRTYYPQLGLIQLFDGERLTLIDPLPITEWQPFRELLLDEQVIKFLHAGSEDLEVFLNAFGALPTPMIDTQILAAFTGRPLSCGFAKLVGEYMGVELDKSESRTDWLARPLSSRQCDYAAADVFYLLPMALRLEQETIDAGWMEAALDECRALCRRRRDVLEPELAYREIGNAWQLRTRQLACLQKLASWRLQQARQRDLAVNFVVREENLWQVARYQPTSLGELESLGLSGPEIRYHGRTLLELVKEASALPEEALPAPIANLIDQPGYKQAFKDLKAVIQSVSTESGLSNELLASRRQINQLLNWHWGLKQRENSPELIAGWRGQLLSEKLMAVLANY; encoded by the coding sequence TTGAATTATCAGTTGATCACCACCAATTCTGAGCTGGAAGAGGTATGCCTCCAGGCCCGCCGCCATGCGCGTATCGCCCTGGATACGGAATTCGTGCGCACCCGCACCTACTATCCACAGCTTGGCCTGATCCAGCTGTTTGACGGCGAGCGGCTGACGCTCATTGACCCGCTGCCCATTACCGAGTGGCAACCCTTCCGTGAGCTGTTGCTGGATGAACAGGTGATCAAGTTCCTGCACGCCGGGAGCGAAGACCTGGAAGTGTTCCTCAATGCCTTTGGCGCGCTGCCAACGCCGATGATTGATACGCAAATCCTGGCGGCTTTCACCGGGCGTCCGCTCTCCTGCGGCTTTGCCAAGCTGGTGGGGGAGTACATGGGTGTGGAACTGGACAAGAGCGAATCGCGCACCGACTGGCTGGCGCGCCCGCTGAGCAGCCGCCAGTGTGACTATGCTGCCGCTGACGTCTTCTACCTGCTGCCGATGGCACTGCGCCTCGAGCAGGAGACCATCGATGCTGGTTGGATGGAGGCCGCGCTGGACGAGTGCCGCGCACTCTGCCGCCGCCGCCGTGACGTACTGGAGCCGGAGCTGGCCTACCGCGAAATTGGCAACGCCTGGCAGTTGCGTACCCGCCAATTGGCCTGCCTGCAAAAGTTGGCCTCCTGGCGGCTGCAACAGGCGCGCCAGCGCGATCTGGCCGTCAACTTTGTGGTGCGCGAAGAGAACCTGTGGCAGGTGGCGCGCTACCAGCCCACCTCGCTGGGCGAGCTGGAGAGTCTGGGGCTGAGTGGGCCAGAGATCCGTTACCACGGCCGCACGCTGCTGGAGCTGGTGAAAGAGGCCAGCGCGCTGCCAGAGGAGGCGCTGCCCGCGCCGATCGCCAACCTGATTGACCAGCCGGGCTACAAACAGGCGTTCAAGGATCTGAAAGCCGTGATCCAGTCTGTCAGCACAGAGAGTGGGCTGAGCAACGAACTGCTGGCCTCACGTCGCCAGATTAACCAATTGCTGAATTGGCATTGGGGATTAAAGCAGCGTGAAAATAGCCCAGAGCTGATCGCTGGCTGGCGTGGCCAATTGCTGTCAGAGAAATTAATGGCGGTTCTGGCGAACTACTAA
- a CDS encoding RidA family protein, whose product MTIERYLPEHRMSEAAIYNDTIYYTSVPENLDADAEAQTADALAVIDRVLAALGSDKSRILDATIFLVEKSDFDAMNRAWDAWVAPGHAPVRCTVQAGLMNPKYKVEIKVIAAR is encoded by the coding sequence ATGACCATTGAGCGCTATCTGCCGGAGCACCGGATGTCTGAAGCGGCCATCTACAATGACACCATCTACTACACCAGCGTGCCAGAGAATCTGGACGCCGATGCCGAGGCGCAGACCGCCGACGCGCTGGCGGTGATTGACCGGGTGCTGGCGGCACTGGGATCGGACAAGAGCCGCATCCTGGACGCCACCATCTTCTTGGTGGAGAAAAGCGATTTCGACGCCATGAACCGCGCGTGGGACGCGTGGGTGGCGCCGGGTCATGCGCCAGTGCGCTGCACGGTGCAGGCTGGCCTGATGAACCCGAAATATAAGGTAGAGATCAAGGTGATCGCCGCCCGCTGA
- a CDS encoding ATP-dependent DNA helicase: MTDDFAPDGALAQHIHGFKPREPQQQMAAAVAHAIEKQQALVVEAGTGTGKTYAYLAPALRAGRKVIISTGSKALQDQLYSRDLPTVAKALDYSGKLALLKGRSNYLCLERLEQQTLAGGELANSALAELVQLRRWSSETVDGDISNCGGVAEDSPVWPLVTSTNDNCLGSDCPLYKECFVVKARRRAMDADVVVVNHHLFMADMVVKEGGFGELIPAAEVMIFDEAHQIPDIASQYFGQQLSSRQLLDLAKDITIAYRTEVRDSAQLQKSADRLAQSAQDFRLALGEPGYRGNLREALQDQQVQRALVLLDDALELCYDVVKLSLGRSALLDAAFERATLYRARLKRLKETSQPGFSYWFECTSRHFILALTPLSVTDKFTEVMKEKPGSWIFTSATLSVDEKLAHFTARLGLEAADSLLLPSPFDYARQALLCVPRFLPEPNQPGGGRQLARMLKPLIEANGGRCFFLCTSHQMLRQLAEEFRASMTLPVLVQGETSKGQLLKQFIEAGNALLVGTSSFWEGVDVRGDTLSLVIIDKLPFTAPDDPLLKARIEDCRLRGGDPFAEVQLPEAVITLKQGVGRLIRDTDDRGVLVICDNRLVMRPYGAVFLNSLPPTPRTRDIGQAMAFLRREAGQH, translated from the coding sequence GTGACCGACGATTTCGCCCCCGATGGCGCCCTGGCGCAACATATCCACGGCTTCAAGCCGCGTGAACCCCAGCAACAGATGGCGGCCGCCGTCGCCCATGCGATAGAGAAACAGCAGGCGCTGGTGGTCGAGGCCGGTACTGGCACCGGCAAAACCTACGCCTACCTCGCCCCGGCGCTGCGTGCCGGCCGCAAGGTGATCATCTCCACCGGCTCCAAGGCGTTGCAGGACCAGCTCTACAGCCGTGACCTGCCGACGGTAGCGAAGGCGCTCGACTACAGCGGCAAGCTGGCGCTGTTGAAGGGGCGCTCCAACTACCTTTGCCTTGAGCGGCTGGAGCAGCAGACGCTGGCTGGCGGCGAGCTGGCCAACTCCGCATTGGCGGAGCTGGTGCAGCTGCGCCGCTGGTCCTCCGAAACCGTGGATGGCGACATCAGCAACTGTGGGGGCGTGGCGGAAGACAGCCCGGTGTGGCCGCTGGTCACCAGCACCAATGACAACTGCCTTGGCAGCGACTGCCCGCTCTACAAGGAGTGCTTCGTGGTGAAGGCGCGTCGGCGGGCGATGGATGCGGATGTGGTGGTGGTTAACCACCATTTGTTCATGGCGGACATGGTGGTGAAAGAGGGCGGCTTTGGCGAGCTGATCCCGGCGGCCGAGGTGATGATTTTCGACGAAGCACACCAGATCCCGGACATCGCCAGCCAATATTTCGGCCAGCAACTCTCGAGCCGCCAGCTGCTCGATTTGGCGAAGGACATTACCATCGCCTATCGCACCGAGGTGCGTGATTCGGCCCAGCTGCAAAAGAGCGCTGACCGACTGGCGCAGAGCGCCCAGGATTTCCGACTGGCGCTGGGCGAGCCGGGCTACCGCGGCAACCTGCGCGAGGCGTTGCAGGACCAGCAGGTGCAGCGCGCACTGGTGCTGCTCGATGACGCCCTCGAACTGTGCTACGACGTGGTCAAGCTGTCGCTGGGACGCTCGGCGCTGCTGGATGCTGCCTTTGAGCGCGCCACCCTCTATCGCGCACGCCTGAAGCGGCTAAAGGAGACCTCCCAGCCCGGTTTCAGCTACTGGTTTGAGTGCACCTCGCGCCACTTTATTCTGGCGCTGACGCCGCTGTCGGTCACCGATAAGTTCACGGAAGTGATGAAGGAGAAGCCGGGCAGCTGGATCTTCACCTCCGCCACCCTGTCAGTGGATGAGAAGCTGGCGCACTTCACCGCGCGGCTGGGGCTGGAGGCGGCGGATTCGCTGCTGCTGCCCAGCCCGTTTGACTATGCGCGTCAGGCGCTGCTCTGTGTGCCGCGCTTCCTGCCGGAGCCAAACCAGCCGGGCGGCGGGCGGCAACTGGCGCGAATGCTGAAACCGCTGATTGAGGCCAACGGCGGCCGCTGCTTCTTCCTTTGCACCTCGCACCAGATGCTACGCCAACTGGCGGAGGAGTTCCGCGCCAGCATGACCCTGCCGGTGCTGGTACAGGGTGAGACCAGCAAGGGCCAGCTGTTGAAGCAGTTTATCGAGGCTGGCAACGCCCTGCTGGTCGGCACCAGCAGCTTCTGGGAGGGGGTGGACGTGCGCGGCGATACGCTGTCGCTGGTGATCATCGACAAGCTGCCCTTCACCGCGCCGGATGACCCGTTGCTGAAGGCGCGGATTGAGGATTGCCGTCTGCGCGGCGGCGACCCCTTCGCCGAGGTGCAACTGCCGGAGGCGGTGATCACCCTGAAGCAGGGGGTGGGCCGCCTGATCCGCGACACGGACGATCGCGGCGTGCTGGTGATCTGTGACAACCGGCTGGTGATGCGCCCCTATGGCGCGGTGTTCCTCAACAGCCTGCCGCCGACGCCGCGCACCCGCGACATCGGTCAGGCAATGGCCTTTTTGCGCCGGGAAGCAGGGCAGCATTAA
- the fadD gene encoding long-chain-fatty-acid--CoA ligase FadD produces the protein MEKVWLTRYPADVPAEIDPDRHGSLIEMFENAALRYADQPAFINMGEVMTFRKLEELSRAFAAYLQNDLKLQKGDRVALMMPNLLQYPIALFGVLRAGMVVVNVNPLYTPRELEHQLKDSGASAIVIVSNFAHTLEKVVYNTPIRHVILTRMGDQLSPAKGTLVNFVVKYIKRLVPKYHLPDAISFRSVLQRGRRLQYVKPDITNQDLAFLQYTGGTTGVAKGAMLTHRNMQANLEQTKAAYGSLLQEGHELVVTALPLYHIFALTVNCLLFVERGGRNLLITNPRDIPGMVKELAKYPFTALTGVNTLYNALMNNEDFRELDFSTLRLSVGGGMAVQKAVADKWEKLTGKHLLEGYGLTECAPLVAGNPYDLQHYSGSIGLPVPSTEVKLVDDQGQEVAMGEPGELLIRGPQVMAGYWQRPEATAEVLKEGWLSTGDIVTVDEQGFLRIVDRKKDMILVSGFNVYPNEIEDVLMQHPKVLEAAAIGVPSETSGEAVKACIVKKDASLTREELLAHCRRHLTGYKMPRIIEFREELPKSNVGKILRRALRDEHMKSKPPTAA, from the coding sequence TTGGAAAAGGTTTGGCTAACACGGTATCCCGCTGATGTTCCGGCCGAGATTGACCCGGATCGTCACGGCTCATTGATTGAGATGTTTGAAAATGCGGCGCTCCGCTATGCTGACCAGCCGGCGTTCATCAATATGGGGGAGGTGATGACCTTCCGTAAGCTGGAGGAGCTGAGTCGCGCCTTCGCCGCCTACCTGCAAAATGACCTGAAATTGCAGAAAGGCGACCGCGTTGCCCTGATGATGCCCAACCTGCTGCAATACCCGATTGCGCTGTTCGGCGTATTGCGCGCTGGCATGGTGGTGGTCAACGTCAACCCGCTCTACACCCCGCGCGAGCTGGAGCACCAGCTGAAAGACAGCGGGGCCAGCGCCATCGTGATCGTCTCCAACTTCGCCCACACGCTGGAGAAGGTGGTCTACAACACGCCCATCCGCCATGTGATCCTGACGCGCATGGGCGACCAGCTGTCGCCTGCCAAGGGTACGCTGGTCAACTTTGTGGTGAAGTACATCAAACGGCTGGTGCCCAAGTATCACCTGCCGGATGCCATCTCCTTCCGCAGCGTGCTGCAACGCGGCCGCCGCCTGCAATATGTGAAACCGGACATCACCAATCAGGATCTGGCTTTCCTGCAATACACCGGCGGCACTACCGGCGTGGCAAAGGGGGCGATGCTGACCCACCGCAACATGCAGGCCAATCTGGAGCAGACCAAGGCCGCCTATGGCTCGCTGTTGCAGGAGGGCCATGAGCTGGTGGTCACCGCGCTACCGCTCTACCACATCTTCGCGCTGACGGTGAACTGCCTGCTGTTTGTCGAGCGCGGCGGGCGCAACCTGCTGATCACCAATCCGCGTGATATTCCCGGCATGGTCAAGGAGCTGGCGAAATACCCCTTCACCGCCCTGACCGGCGTCAATACGCTCTATAACGCGCTGATGAACAACGAGGATTTCCGCGAGCTGGACTTCTCCACGCTGCGCCTTTCCGTAGGGGGCGGCATGGCGGTGCAGAAAGCGGTGGCGGACAAGTGGGAGAAGCTGACCGGCAAACATTTGCTGGAGGGCTACGGCCTGACCGAGTGCGCGCCGCTGGTGGCGGGCAACCCCTATGACCTGCAACACTACAGCGGCAGCATTGGCCTGCCGGTGCCCTCCACCGAGGTCAAGCTGGTGGATGATCAGGGGCAGGAGGTGGCCATGGGCGAGCCGGGCGAACTGCTGATCCGCGGGCCGCAGGTGATGGCCGGTTACTGGCAGCGGCCAGAGGCCACCGCCGAGGTGCTGAAAGAGGGCTGGCTCTCCACCGGGGATATCGTTACAGTGGACGAGCAGGGATTCTTGCGGATTGTCGATCGCAAAAAAGATATGATTCTGGTCTCCGGGTTTAATGTCTATCCCAATGAAATTGAAGACGTGCTGATGCAGCATCCGAAGGTGCTGGAGGCGGCGGCCATTGGCGTGCCAAGTGAAACCTCCGGCGAGGCGGTCAAGGCGTGCATCGTCAAGAAAGATGCCTCCCTGACGCGTGAGGAGCTGCTGGCCCACTGCCGCCGCCACCTGACTGGCTACAAAATGCCAAGAATTATTGAGTTCCGTGAGGAGTTGCCAAAATCCAACGTTGGCAAGATCCTGCGCCGGGCGCTGCGGGATGAGCATATGAAGTCGAAACCGCCCACCGCCGCATAA